DNA from Agarilytica rhodophyticola:
AAATCTGTTTTGCAGGTGCAATAATCTCACCATAGATATTTAATTCCAGCCCTTGCGGAACTCTAACACCCGCCACGCCTTTAAATTCTATTGAGTAACCAGCAATCAAATCCACACTGTGATTGATATCTACGATACCCTCCACAATGATATGGCCTCGTTCTTTTCCAATCAGTGTTTGCAGGCACGCATCTGTATTACAACGTTCAGTCAGTCCTCGATTATAGTGATGAACAGTAATATTAGGTGGGAAGCCGCTGGGGCCTTCAAGCTCAGGTTGCGTGCAACTGTGAGCAAGCTCACTGAGACCATATAAAGTGATGAACAATAAGTGAAACGGCAAGGTTGGCCATTTAAGTTTCATGTATCCCCCAAGATATATCTAATAAAATAAAGAGATACTTTAAGTTGATACCTGGAGAAAAACGCCCCCTCTATTGGGGGCTTTAAAATAAGGATAAATAGTAGTAAAAGTTATTTTTACAGAAAATTATTTCTACTGGAAAAGGCTATTTTTACTCATCAAGAGAGAGATATAAACCAGATTCTGTACCTTCATTAATATCTTTAATGAGTACTGTACCTGATTCACTGCCATCAGTTTTCCATAACTCCATGCCTAATTGACTACGCGCAAAAACATAAAAAACACCCTCATTACTGAACACCTCAGGCTGAGAATTCATGAGACCAGGATAGATATCTTTAACAAGCACAGTACCATCTTCTGAGCCATCTGTTTTCCAGAGTTCTTCACCATGAACCCCGTCGTTGGCAGAAAAATATACGATGTCATCATCGGTTGCGTAAAAGATAATGGATGCTCCTTGTGGTCCGGGATAGATTTCTTTTACTCGCGTTGTACCTGCTGCACTACCGTCGGATTTCCAAAGTTCATAATTATTATTGTTGTCTGCTGTATCCACTGCACTTAGGTAAAGAGCGCCGTTCAAAACCATCGCTTCACCTGTTACATTTAAATTACTGACCAAGCGCGTTCCCGTTTCACTACCATCACTCTTCCATAACCCTGGGCTTGGTGAGCGAACAGAAAAATATACAGTATTACCAATAGCACCCAATAAAAATGGGAAGGAAGACCCGGAGCCGCTCACCATATCCGTAACGAGTTGCGTACCGCTCTGGGTCCCATCTGACGTCCATAACTCTCGACCATTGATACCATCATCAGCAACGAAATATAACGCGTCGCTGGTGGCAACAAATTCAAAGGCTTGATTATTAGTGGATATATTTTTGACCAAGGTGGCCCCACTGCTGCCGTCAGTCTGCCATATTCCACGGTTGACGCCATCGTAAGCAGAAAAGTAAATTCTGTTGTTAAACTCAATAAAACCTGCCGGATTGGAGCTTCCTGGCACAACGATGGAGTCTATATTTACACCGATAGTGTTGATATCTGCCAGCATCCCGGTTCCCACACTGGTGCCGTCAGACTTCCATAACTCTTCACCATTCACACCGTCATCAGCGGCAAAAAATAATGTATTGCCAATGGCAAACAACTCCACAACAAGATCTCCAGAGTCGTCAAAAAAAGCATTACCCGAAGGGTTGATATCTGCTACCAGAGATGTACCCTGCTCGGTGCCGTCGGAGCGCCATAATTCATTACCATGAACACCGTCATCAGCGGGGAAATAATGAACATCTCCGATCGTTGCTTGTGACAAAAAGCCGTCTGAACTGGACTGACTTGCCGAATTAATATTTTGTGTCATCATGGTTCCTGCTGCTGTGCCATCCGTCTGCCACAGCTCAGCACCATTGATACCATCATCCGCTTCAAAGTAAAGGACATCATCGAGTACAACACGAGATAAGAATATATGGGCGAAGTTTCCTTGAGTATTGATACTGTCGACTAAAACAGTACCCGTAGCACTGCCATCAGAACGCCATAGCCCATCACTATTTTCTGCTGATTGTGCGCTAAAATAAACTTCGCCGTTGAGTTCACGAAACATTGCGGGAAACGCGCTACCATTGCCCGGATAAATATCTCTCACCATTACCGTACCGCTATCAGTACCATCGGTTTTCCATAACTCACTACCATGAATACCGTCATCGGCTCTAAAATAAATAGTATTACCTACTTTTGTGAAGCCACCGGGTGAAGAACCAAAACTACTTGGGTCTGGATTAATATCTTTTACTAACACGGTGCCTATTTCTGTACCGTCAGATTTCCATAGTTCTTGACCGGTACCATCAAAATTAGCGCTAAAATATAGGGTATTATCAATGGCGGTTAGCCGGTTTACAAAGGCGCTTGCACTGCCGGTACGAATATCTCTTACACGAACTGTGCCCGAGTCAGAGCCGTCGGACTTCCACAGCTCTTCACCGAGGGAATCGCTGGCAGTAAAATATAACGTGTTGCCAAGTTTCGTCAGCCAGTTGGGCGATGAGCCATCTTGCCCGGGATTAATATCTTTTACTAAAACCGTGCCAGCCTCGGTACCATCAGATTTCCACAACTCAATTCCGTGATCGCTATCTTTTGCCGCAAAAAATAATGTATTTTCCACTACCGTAAGCAAAGAGATAGAAGCGAAATCCAGTTGATTGTTAGGATCAAAATCCTTAACAACAACGGTACCGGATTCTGTACCATCCGATTTCCACAACCTCTTACTATTATCACTATCATCCACAAATGTGAAAAATAATGTATTACCGACTGGCGTGAGCCAGCCTAAGGTGTCACTGTCACCATTTTTTTTGAACTCTTTTACAAGCTCTGTACCACTATCAGTGCCATCAGACTTCCATAAACCAAACCCTTCAGTATCATCTAGGGCTTCAAAAAATAATGAATCACCAACAACTACCATTCGGCCAGGGCCATCGGCAATGGGGAGTGATCTAAAGTTTTTGACCAATTCGCT
Protein-coding regions in this window:
- a CDS encoding ELWxxDGT repeat protein is translated as MKVSSLTYVILLTSTLTLQACDGGGSDSPSQGGSNTTPTPSPSPSVAPSPSASPSPTTTPTPTPTVSVGPSPTATPTPTSSPIPTSSPSPTVSPIPDPITIGFFFSADDGEHGMELWISDGSEEGTHLTRDINTIDADADILSFIEFNGELFFTANDGKNGEELRVLNRANGTSELVKNFRSLPIADGPGRMVVVGDSLFFEALDDTEGFGLWKSDGTDSGTELVKEFKKNGDSDTLGWLTPVGNTLFFTFVDDSDNSKRLWKSDGTESGTVVVKDFDPNNQLDFASISLLTVVENTLFFAAKDSDHGIELWKSDGTEAGTVLVKDINPGQDGSSPNWLTKLGNTLYFTASDSLGEELWKSDGSDSGTVRVRDIRTGSASAFVNRLTAIDNTLYFSANFDGTGQELWKSDGTEIGTVLVKDINPDPSSFGSSPGGFTKVGNTIYFRADDGIHGSELWKTDGTDSGTVMVRDIYPGNGSAFPAMFRELNGEVYFSAQSAENSDGLWRSDGSATGTVLVDSINTQGNFAHIFLSRVVLDDVLYFEADDGINGAELWQTDGTAAGTMMTQNINSASQSSSDGFLSQATIGDVHYFPADDGVHGNELWRSDGTEQGTSLVADINPSGNAFFDDSGDLVVELFAIGNTLFFAADDGVNGEELWKSDGTSVGTGMLADINTIGVNIDSIVVPGSSNPAGFIEFNNRIYFSAYDGVNRGIWQTDGSSGATLVKNISTNNQAFEFVATSDALYFVADDGINGRELWTSDGTQSGTQLVTDMVSGSGSSFPFLLGAIGNTVYFSVRSPSPGLWKSDGSETGTRLVSNLNVTGEAMVLNGALYLSAVDTADNNNNYELWKSDGSAAGTTRVKEIYPGPQGASIIFYATDDDIVYFSANDGVHGEELWKTDGSEDGTVLVKDIYPGLMNSQPEVFSNEGVFYVFARSQLGMELWKTDGSESGTVLIKDINEGTESGLYLSLDE